In Numidum massiliense, a single genomic region encodes these proteins:
- a CDS encoding GntR family transcriptional regulator yields MSKPTLKEKAYIELRNLILKGSLEPGEFLTERSLVERLNMSRTPIRSALERLEAEGFVKQSPKQGIVVEELSIKKAVDIYDLRMALESYVGKKLAVSQLPEKGIYLLRQNLAEQKKYMETGDYTGFVAKDYEFHLTLVRLYDNKEIINIIEQIQDRLYQIAIKVLRKDAERIVVSYEDHQRIVENILNGEGEKAATEIVNHLDFGKRILIQ; encoded by the coding sequence TTGAGCAAACCGACATTAAAGGAAAAAGCTTATATTGAATTAAGGAATTTAATCCTAAAAGGCAGCTTGGAACCAGGGGAGTTTTTAACCGAACGTTCGTTAGTCGAACGGCTGAATATGAGCAGAACCCCAATCCGCTCTGCTCTAGAACGCCTTGAAGCGGAGGGGTTTGTCAAACAATCCCCAAAGCAAGGCATTGTCGTTGAAGAACTATCTATCAAAAAAGCGGTAGACATTTATGATTTACGTATGGCACTGGAATCGTATGTCGGTAAAAAATTAGCAGTTTCCCAATTACCGGAAAAAGGTATTTACTTGCTCAGACAAAACCTTGCAGAGCAAAAAAAATATATGGAGACTGGAGATTATACAGGATTTGTCGCCAAAGATTATGAATTTCATCTCACGCTGGTCCGTCTGTACGATAACAAAGAAATTATCAACATCATTGAACAAATTCAGGACCGTTTGTATCAAATTGCGATTAAAGTCTTGCGAAAAGATGCTGAGCGTATCGTCGTCTCTTATGAAGATCACCAGCGGATTGTAGAAAATATCTTAAACGGAGAAGGGGAAAAAGCAGCTACCGAAATCGTCAATCACCTAGATTTTGGCAAGCGCATCCTGATTCAATAA
- a CDS encoding Ig-like domain-containing protein — protein MRQETHKTRAGATVTVKWGKTVLGKANTDKKENFTVKIKAQKAGAILAVTAKAAETKLVKSQTSKTAIVKIKLKVKVKAIRSCHKT, from the coding sequence TTGCGGCAGGAAACACATAAGACGCGCGCTGGCGCGACAGTTACCGTAAAGTGGGGGAAAACGGTACTCGGTAAGGCGAATACGGACAAAAAAGAGAACTTCACGGTGAAAATAAAGGCGCAAAAGGCGGGCGCAATCTTGGCAGTGACTGCAAAGGCTGCTGAGACGAAACTGGTGAAAAGCCAAACGAGCAAGACGGCGATAGTGAAAATAAAATTAAAAGTAAAAGTGAAAGCTATCAGATCATGTCACAAAACGTGA
- a CDS encoding SDR family oxidoreductase encodes MKTCIVTGASRGIGRAIAITLSQRDDIANIVLLARSQKGLDETVKLMNPNKNIYADSIDLTNYDHVEKKVAAIGKEFGTIDLLLNVQGYAEPKSLLETTVDNWETTYKVNVHSVFLLTREVVKYMKKTGGKILNVASTAGSSSRPGWLAYASSKAAIISMSQTLSDELMEYGIKVYCVSPGRCATELRRTLAPDEDQSKIMQPEHVAEVVNSLISEYGMCLDGQNVVIRQQPLLQTVHATDVSEVEESGLKTKESVVG; translated from the coding sequence ATGAAAACGTGTATTGTAACAGGTGCGAGCCGCGGGATCGGACGAGCCATCGCCATAACCTTAAGTCAGCGGGACGACATCGCCAACATTGTGTTACTGGCGCGTAGTCAGAAAGGGTTGGACGAGACGGTCAAACTGATGAACCCGAACAAGAACATTTACGCCGATAGCATCGATCTAACAAACTATGATCACGTCGAAAAAAAAGTAGCGGCAATCGGGAAAGAGTTCGGGACGATCGATTTACTGCTGAACGTCCAAGGGTATGCGGAACCGAAGTCTTTGCTGGAAACGACGGTCGATAACTGGGAGACGACGTACAAAGTTAACGTCCACTCCGTGTTTCTACTCACGCGAGAAGTCGTGAAATACATGAAAAAGACCGGCGGAAAGATTTTAAATGTCGCTTCGACGGCGGGTTCTAGTTCGCGCCCCGGTTGGCTCGCTTATGCTTCTTCTAAAGCGGCGATCATTAGTATGTCACAAACGTTGTCAGACGAGTTAATGGAGTACGGGATCAAAGTGTACTGTGTGTCTCCGGGAAGATGTGCGACAGAATTGCGCAGAACGCTCGCGCCTGACGAAGATCAATCGAAAATTATGCAGCCCGAGCACGTCGCCGAAGTCGTGAACAGCTTAATTTCCGAGTACGGCATGTGCTTAGACGGGCAAAACGTCGTCATTCGACAGCAGCCTCTCTTACAGACCGTCCATGCCACGGACGTTTCCGAAGTAGAAGAGTCCGGGCTAAAAACAAAAGAATCGGTTGTCGGTTAA
- a CDS encoding IspD/TarI family cytidylyltransferase, whose amino-acid sequence MKKISFILLSGGIGTRMKMNVPKQFLLLGGKPTIVHVLEKLETIEQISEIIIPSPENHLFETKRIIKSYQFTKPIKVIEGGGTRQESTYFALKHVTNDTVVVHEAVRPFVTKDEFMKLINCPDENATYGLDIPFTVLEGSAYIEKNLERDKLINIQLPQKFNAKAFLAAHEQARAEGEHFTEDASLFFKYNGGKIKVLEGTEYNIKITKPLDRKIAEIIYSDFVLGRSKLS is encoded by the coding sequence ATGAAAAAGATTAGTTTTATATTATTATCTGGCGGTATTGGCACGCGGATGAAGATGAACGTTCCGAAGCAATTTTTATTACTCGGGGGAAAACCGACGATCGTGCACGTCTTGGAAAAGCTAGAAACGATAGAACAAATAAGTGAGATTATAATTCCTTCACCGGAAAACCACCTGTTTGAAACGAAGCGAATTATTAAGAGTTACCAGTTTACCAAACCGATTAAAGTGATTGAAGGGGGTGGCACGCGGCAAGAATCGACGTATTTTGCATTAAAACACGTGACAAATGACACGGTCGTCGTTCATGAAGCTGTGAGACCTTTCGTTACGAAGGATGAGTTCATGAAACTGATCAACTGTCCAGACGAAAACGCAACCTACGGACTCGATATTCCGTTTACCGTGCTCGAAGGTAGTGCGTACATCGAGAAAAACTTGGAACGCGACAAGCTGATCAACATACAGTTACCGCAGAAATTTAATGCAAAGGCGTTCCTTGCCGCCCACGAACAGGCCCGCGCGGAGGGAGAACATTTTACCGAAGACGCAAGTCTATTTTTCAAATACAACGGCGGCAAAATTAAAGTTCTCGAAGGAACCGAGTACAATATTAAAATTACGAAGCCGCTCGATCGAAAAATTGCCGAAATTATCTACAGCGACTTTGTGTTGGGGAGGAGCAAATTATCATGA
- a CDS encoding M50 family metallopeptidase, which translates to MKGTKVFFIVVATIILMKLPVVGPFLRVFDTMIHETGHALTVLMTNGTVYRIELFSNTEGVTVASAFSFWGRLWTGLAGYVFSSVAAVVFAFLWRMKKYKTFLSILLIFATANLVLWVRNFYGIVWLVVFIALLVVLLRQKETDNFATITLALLTLQLTSSVLSAFDIFYLSLFRAHAAGDATILKQLTGIPTFLWGVLFLVQAVVLGYLAIKLIVPRSQPRPQTAEPADPFYTE; encoded by the coding sequence GTGAAAGGTACAAAAGTTTTTTTTATCGTGGTAGCCACAATCATTTTGATGAAATTACCTGTCGTCGGACCGTTTCTGCGCGTGTTTGACACGATGATTCACGAAACGGGTCACGCGTTAACTGTGCTAATGACGAACGGGACCGTCTACCGCATTGAGCTGTTTTCCAATACGGAAGGCGTGACGGTGGCGAGTGCGTTCTCGTTTTGGGGGCGATTGTGGACAGGGCTCGCCGGATATGTGTTTTCTTCCGTCGCAGCAGTTGTTTTTGCCTTTTTATGGCGGATGAAAAAGTATAAAACATTCCTTAGCATATTACTCATTTTTGCCACTGCTAACCTCGTCTTATGGGTACGCAACTTTTATGGCATTGTGTGGTTGGTCGTTTTTATCGCGCTTTTAGTCGTGCTGCTAAGGCAAAAAGAAACAGACAACTTTGCGACGATTACGTTAGCCTTGCTGACGTTGCAACTCACTAGTTCGGTACTGTCTGCGTTTGACATTTTTTATCTCAGTTTATTTCGCGCCCATGCGGCGGGCGATGCGACGATATTAAAACAATTGACCGGGATCCCGACGTTTTTGTGGGGCGTCCTCTTTTTGGTGCAAGCGGTGGTGCTCGGTTATTTAGCAATTAAACTGATCGTTCCAAGATCGCAACCGCGTCCACAGACGGCTGAACCAGCGGATCCGTTTTATACGGAGTAA
- a CDS encoding LamB/YcsF family protein, with amino-acid sequence MAYSVDLNSDVGESFGAYKIGRDEKVLPFVTSANIACGYHAGDHNVMRRTVALAIAQGVGLGAHPGLPDLIGFGRRPMQIAAGDVYNSVLYQVGALQAFATVQQTPLHHVKPHGALYHTAATDTEIAAAIAQAVYDFNRELILFALSGSALAKAGTDVGLTVAEEVFADRTYLPDGTLTPRTHPHALIRDADTALQQVVRIVKEGTVHAVDGTIIPIQADTVCVHGDHPSAVQFVKKLRHALAAHDIAVKRVGR; translated from the coding sequence ATGGCGTACAGTGTCGATTTAAACAGTGATGTCGGAGAGAGCTTCGGCGCTTACAAAATCGGGCGAGACGAGAAAGTGTTACCGTTTGTCACGTCGGCAAACATCGCCTGTGGCTACCACGCGGGCGACCACAACGTCATGCGCCGCACGGTGGCGTTGGCAATCGCACAAGGCGTCGGGTTGGGAGCGCATCCAGGACTGCCAGATCTCATCGGTTTTGGACGCCGCCCGATGCAAATTGCCGCAGGCGACGTCTACAACTCCGTCCTTTATCAGGTCGGGGCACTACAAGCGTTTGCCACAGTACAGCAAACGCCCCTCCATCACGTGAAACCGCACGGCGCCCTTTATCACACGGCTGCGACAGACACCGAAATAGCCGCAGCGATTGCCCAAGCCGTTTACGACTTCAATCGGGAACTGATCTTATTCGCCTTATCCGGCAGCGCTTTAGCCAAAGCGGGAACAGACGTCGGGCTCACCGTCGCCGAAGAGGTGTTCGCCGACCGCACGTATCTGCCTGACGGCACACTCACTCCGCGTACACATCCGCACGCGCTCATTCGCGACGCAGACACGGCCCTCCAGCAAGTCGTCCGCATAGTGAAGGAAGGGACGGTACACGCCGTCGACGGTACAATTATTCCGATCCAAGCAGATACGGTTTGTGTGCACGGCGATCACCCGTCCGCCGTACAGTTTGTCAAAAAGCTCCGTCACGCGTTAGCGGCGCACGACATCGCGGTTAAGCGGGTGGGGCGGTAA
- a CDS encoding 5-oxoprolinase subunit C family protein, translated as MAHHINAPLTGSMNRNERERAVHTRNCQATYSHKHRSVHIHNCQAAHSGKRRHRGQTTRPAHTSPAPLLEVLKPGLLTTVQDVGRYGYQPYGVAVSGAIDPFALQVGNILVGNHRQEAALEIALLGPHFRLLRDCTLAVCGANLSPALDGVPLPLWQSFRAKAGQVLSFGQAKSGVYAYVTVRGGIDVPVVMGSKATYVKGQFGGWKGRKLQTGDVLFGGVAVNEPGVGHTDDTNHALDGGRRGRRSVKEKTPSRSSRSLHPSYIPDYNADRAIRVVLGPDDDHFTTDSIQTFLTQLYTVSPHIDRMGYRLTGPRLIHRTGADIISDAVALGTIQVPANGEPIVLMADRQTTGGYARIATVVSVDLPLLAQRPPGRSVTFRAVSVEEAQVLYVEREKLLRMLGVGATVV; from the coding sequence ATGGCACATCACATAAACGCGCCGCTGACGGGTAGCATGAACCGCAACGAACGAGAACGAGCGGTTCACACGCGTAACTGTCAAGCTACTTACTCGCATAAACATCGGTCTGTACACATACACAACTGCCAAGCGGCTCACAGCGGTAAAAGACGACACCGCGGCCAGACAACCCGACCGGCGCACACCTCACCCGCTCCGCTGCTAGAGGTGCTAAAACCCGGCCTCCTTACTACGGTGCAAGACGTCGGCCGTTACGGTTACCAACCATACGGGGTCGCTGTTTCAGGGGCGATCGATCCCTTTGCCTTACAGGTCGGCAACATACTCGTCGGCAATCACCGCCAGGAAGCAGCGTTGGAAATTGCCCTACTCGGACCACATTTTCGCCTACTTCGCGATTGTACACTCGCAGTATGCGGGGCCAACTTGTCGCCCGCACTCGACGGCGTGCCACTCCCGCTGTGGCAGTCGTTTCGCGCCAAGGCGGGGCAAGTGCTCAGCTTTGGTCAAGCAAAAAGCGGCGTATATGCCTACGTCACCGTACGCGGCGGGATCGACGTGCCGGTCGTCATGGGCAGTAAAGCGACGTATGTCAAAGGGCAGTTTGGTGGATGGAAGGGGCGAAAGTTGCAGACGGGGGATGTACTATTCGGTGGAGTTGCTGTTAACGAACCGGGTGTCGGTCATACGGACGACACAAATCACGCCCTTGATGGTGGTAGACGTGGCAGGCGCAGCGTTAAAGAAAAGACACCCAGCCGCTCGAGCCGGTCATTACATCCTTCGTACATCCCCGACTACAACGCAGATCGGGCTATTCGCGTCGTGCTCGGTCCCGACGACGACCATTTTACTACGGATAGCATACAAACGTTTCTCACACAGCTGTACACCGTATCGCCGCATATCGATCGAATGGGCTACCGACTGACAGGACCGCGCCTGATCCACCGAACCGGCGCCGACATCATCTCCGACGCGGTAGCACTCGGTACGATTCAAGTTCCGGCTAACGGAGAACCGATTGTGCTAATGGCTGACCGGCAGACGACTGGCGGTTACGCGCGCATCGCGACCGTCGTATCCGTCGATTTACCGCTCTTAGCACAACGACCGCCCGGCCGTTCGGTGACGTTCCGCGCGGTGAGTGTGGAAGAGGCGCAAGTGTTGTATGTGGAGCGGGAGAAGCTGCTGCGGATGCTCGGTGTCGGGGCAACGGTTGTTTAA
- a CDS encoding carbohydrate kinase family protein, producing the protein MITVVGDLVVDFLVSKGATNFATDTDGRIQLRPGGQANNVARFVASEGAPCRLIGKVGSDPLGTYLIDEASKHGVDCEVAKDAEVETGKIVILVDEQTGERSMITDRGANTRLTPDDLVGIENSDILYMSGYAFFEDKPREAMRAAKEVAREAGIPVALDPSSTYFLQRHKEAFLQFLDGVTFLFPSYEEGVLLTGEKEPQKIVAALRKFVPMPVLTCGEEGCWFYRDGSYVALPPPKVSAVDTTGAGDSFAGSFLATYWRTRDVTQAAKRAVEVAAQTVTYVGAFKD; encoded by the coding sequence ATGATTACAGTCGTTGGCGATTTAGTCGTTGACTTTTTGGTTAGTAAAGGCGCCACGAATTTTGCTACAGATACGGACGGGCGCATTCAGCTCCGTCCGGGCGGTCAGGCGAACAACGTCGCGCGCTTCGTCGCGTCCGAAGGGGCGCCGTGTCGTCTCATTGGAAAAGTAGGGAGTGACCCGCTCGGCACGTATCTCATTGACGAGGCAAGCAAACACGGAGTCGACTGTGAGGTCGCCAAAGATGCGGAAGTGGAGACAGGGAAAATTGTCATCTTGGTCGACGAGCAGACGGGTGAGCGGTCGATGATTACTGATCGCGGTGCGAACACGCGTTTAACGCCGGATGACCTCGTCGGTATTGAAAACAGCGACATCTTGTACATGTCCGGCTATGCGTTCTTTGAAGACAAGCCGCGCGAGGCGATGCGAGCGGCAAAAGAAGTCGCTCGCGAAGCGGGCATACCGGTCGCCCTCGACCCGAGCTCCACCTACTTTCTGCAACGACATAAAGAGGCATTTCTACAATTTTTGGACGGCGTCACGTTTTTGTTTCCGAGTTACGAGGAAGGGGTACTGTTGACGGGAGAGAAAGAGCCGCAAAAAATTGTCGCGGCACTAAGGAAATTCGTGCCGATGCCGGTTTTAACGTGCGGGGAGGAAGGGTGTTGGTTTTACCGCGATGGCTCTTATGTTGCGTTGCCCCCGCCCAAAGTGTCAGCCGTTGACACGACGGGTGCTGGAGATTCATTCGCTGGAAGTTTTCTCGCCACATATTGGCGTACGCGCGATGTGACGCAAGCCGCCAAACGCGCGGTAGAAGTTGCGGCACAGACGGTAACGTACGTCGGGGCGTTCAAGGATTGA
- a CDS encoding pseudouridine-5'-phosphate glycosidase, with protein MEFLKVSPEVQRALDEGQPVVALESTIISHGFPYPENVKMAKEVEGVIRENGAVPATIAILDGKICVGLSEDEINVLATSPDAFKASYRDLPRVLAGKMIGATTVATTAYAAHLAGIRFFATGGLGGVHRGVNETFDISADLPTLTKTKVCVVSAGVKSILDVPKTVEYLETLGVPVYGYETDRYPAFYTRDAGIPVEKIAKDELVQLLKTQDQLDLDYAVSLAVPIPEEDALDPDFIEKTIADAIREAEQKGISGKAATPFLLATIKEKSGGKSVDANIALVKNNAKVAAQLAVSYHQS; from the coding sequence ATGGAGTTTCTAAAAGTTAGCCCGGAAGTACAACGCGCCCTAGACGAAGGTCAACCAGTCGTCGCTCTTGAGTCGACGATTATTTCCCACGGCTTTCCGTATCCGGAAAACGTCAAAATGGCGAAAGAAGTCGAGGGGGTCATTCGTGAAAATGGCGCTGTACCGGCGACGATCGCTATTTTAGACGGTAAAATTTGCGTCGGACTATCGGAGGACGAAATTAATGTACTCGCGACGTCGCCCGATGCGTTCAAAGCGAGCTACCGCGATTTGCCACGCGTGTTAGCGGGTAAAATGATCGGTGCAACGACTGTCGCTACGACGGCCTACGCCGCGCATTTAGCAGGTATTCGCTTCTTTGCGACCGGCGGACTCGGCGGCGTACACCGCGGCGTCAACGAAACATTCGACATCTCTGCTGATTTGCCAACGTTGACAAAAACGAAGGTATGTGTCGTTAGTGCTGGCGTGAAGTCCATCTTAGACGTTCCGAAAACGGTAGAGTACTTAGAAACGCTCGGCGTGCCCGTTTACGGTTATGAAACGGATCGCTACCCCGCGTTTTACACGCGCGATGCCGGCATTCCCGTCGAAAAAATTGCGAAAGACGAACTCGTGCAGTTACTGAAGACGCAAGACCAGCTAGATTTAGACTACGCGGTTTCTCTCGCTGTCCCGATTCCCGAGGAAGATGCACTCGATCCGGATTTCATCGAAAAAACGATCGCGGATGCGATTCGCGAGGCGGAACAAAAAGGTATAAGCGGCAAAGCAGCGACCCCCTTCCTACTCGCAACGATTAAGGAGAAGAGCGGCGGCAAAAGTGTGGACGCCAACATTGCGCTCGTGAAAAACAACGCAAAAGTAGCGGCGCAGCTCGCCGTCAGCTACCACCAGTCATGA
- the pxpB gene encoding 5-oxoprolinase subunit PxpB, with protein MFQIKPLGDCGLHMQFGHTISEETNAIIRAMSALLETEKISGVVEWVSTYTSLSLYYDPYTLTYSELCNIMHQLCQRLAHAEQPPALIIDIPTCYGGDMGPDLPAVAQHNSLDEQTVIDIHAGTLYFVYMIGFTPGFPYLGGMSRDIATPRLANPRTDVPAGSVGIAGEQTGIYSLASPGGWRIVGRTPLKLFDAGRTPPMLLKAGNYLRFIPISTSEFADIAHAVSEGSYRPRIEAWHHSRGG; from the coding sequence ATGTTTCAAATTAAGCCGTTAGGCGATTGCGGTCTACACATGCAATTCGGACATACGATTTCAGAGGAAACGAACGCGATCATCCGTGCCATGTCCGCTCTATTGGAAACAGAAAAAATTAGCGGTGTCGTCGAATGGGTGTCCACCTATACGTCACTTTCCTTGTATTATGACCCGTATACGCTTACTTACAGCGAACTGTGCAATATAATGCATCAGCTTTGTCAGCGATTAGCACACGCCGAACAGCCACCAGCGCTAATCATCGACATTCCGACGTGTTACGGCGGCGACATGGGGCCGGATCTCCCGGCCGTCGCCCAGCATAATAGCTTGGATGAGCAAACGGTCATCGACATACACGCAGGAACGCTTTATTTTGTTTACATGATCGGCTTTACGCCCGGTTTTCCTTATTTAGGGGGCATGTCCCGCGACATCGCCACGCCGCGCCTCGCTAACCCGCGGACAGACGTACCGGCCGGTTCCGTCGGCATTGCCGGGGAGCAAACAGGCATCTACTCGCTAGCATCCCCCGGTGGTTGGCGCATTGTCGGGCGCACGCCGTTAAAATTGTTCGATGCGGGGCGAACACCGCCAATGTTACTTAAAGCGGGAAACTATTTGCGGTTTATCCCGATTTCTACTAGCGAATTTGCCGACATTGCACACGCCGTAAGCGAAGGTTCGTACAGACCGCGCATCGAAGCGTGGCACCACTCACGCGGGGGATGA
- a CDS encoding RecB family exonuclease, translating to MAFEIKRYPEWSFSQSREQMFQECLRKYYYHYYASHNGWLVELATPLQMKAYRLKQMTNLYLLFGTAVHRACEHVIDQWVTHNVLPTLTTLHDGVRLMLNRAYVQSLDQQLWKKQPKRQNMLVEMYYDGGIRQEKIDRIKERQHSCLENLLASRTLSELTKSNEMKVVEREKMNTMLVDETKVYVKIDLLYRRDWENVVIVDWKTGRVNGSDDEQLFLYALYVHENYSVPFENMELRTEYLLSGKSRSIDVTAQQIEEVKDHIKQSVAEMKGLLADEYWNRPKEMSQFTPQPSQRTCRYCNFREICDDAI from the coding sequence ATGGCATTTGAAATAAAACGGTACCCAGAATGGTCGTTTTCCCAGTCGCGGGAGCAAATGTTTCAGGAATGTTTGCGGAAGTACTACTATCATTACTATGCCTCGCACAACGGTTGGTTAGTAGAATTAGCTACCCCACTACAAATGAAGGCCTACCGCCTGAAGCAAATGACGAATCTTTACTTACTTTTTGGTACTGCTGTCCACCGTGCCTGTGAACACGTGATCGATCAATGGGTCACTCACAACGTATTGCCAACACTTACCACCTTGCATGACGGTGTTAGATTGATGTTGAACCGCGCATATGTCCAATCGTTGGATCAGCAGCTGTGGAAAAAGCAGCCGAAGCGACAGAACATGCTCGTGGAAATGTATTATGACGGGGGCATCCGTCAGGAAAAAATCGACCGCATCAAAGAGCGGCAGCACAGCTGTCTCGAAAACTTGTTGGCGAGTCGGACACTCTCCGAACTGACTAAATCTAACGAGATGAAAGTCGTTGAACGAGAAAAAATGAATACGATGCTTGTGGACGAGACGAAAGTATATGTGAAAATAGACTTGCTGTATCGACGAGATTGGGAGAATGTCGTCATCGTCGATTGGAAGACGGGAAGGGTAAACGGAAGCGACGACGAGCAGCTTTTTTTATACGCTCTTTACGTGCATGAGAATTATAGTGTTCCTTTTGAAAATATGGAATTACGAACGGAATACTTGCTAAGTGGCAAAAGTCGCTCGATCGACGTTACCGCACAGCAAATCGAAGAAGTGAAAGATCACATCAAACAGAGCGTGGCAGAAATGAAGGGATTATTAGCCGATGAGTATTGGAATCGGCCGAAAGAGATGTCACAGTTCACCCCACAACCGTCCCAGCGCACGTGCCGTTACTGTAACTTCCGGGAAATCTGTGATGACGCTATTTAG